The genome window TGCACAGCTACTGATTGAACAGAAAAAAGTTCATGGAATCATTGCTTTAGGTGCTGTTATTCGTGGTGCTACAGATCATTACAACTATGTCTGTTCATCAACTTCTTCGGGATTGATGAATGTTCAATTGGCGCATTCCGTTCCAGTAGCATTTGGGATTTTAACTTGTGACACAATGGAACAAGCTTTTGATAGGGCTGGCGGAAAATTAGGAAATAAAGGATCTGAAGTGGCGGATGCTGTTTTAGACATGGTAATGATAAAATCTTCATTAGTAGGAAATGTACTTTTATGATTGAGAATAGCAAAGGTTTAAAACCCGCTGATTTTAAACAAATTAGAAGATCTGCAGTTCAGTTTGTGTATCAACAAGATATTAATCAACAATTTGTAATGCAATATCAAACTCTACAACATTTTATGCATCAATCTGAAGTCATCGAAGCACAGAAAGACTTTTTGCGAAATTTTTTGACAGTACTTTTTGAGAATAGTAAAAAGATTGATGATTTAATAGAAGCATACGCAAAAAACTGGAAAATTTCTAGAATAGCTAAAGTTGATCTTGCAATTTTACGTGTCGCTATTTTAGAACTTTTGGAAAGAAATGACACAGATGTAGGCGTTATCATAGCTGAAGCAGCTTCGATTGCGCAGGAGTTTGGATCAGGAAATTCAGCTAGTTTTGTTAATGGCATACTTGATGCAATTGCTAAAGATGTGCGGAAAGCTTAAATAAAAAATTTTGTTTATTTAGGGTCAAAATTTCATGAGAGAAATATACTTACTTGAAACTAAAGACGCATGCCATAAATTTCTTTTAAACAGAACTGCTAATGGTTTTTTGCCAGATACTTTTTTAGGGATTGGCTCTTTTAGTAGTAAAATACCTTCTTCAGGAACAGGACTAGTTATTCAATCTAGCCCTAAATTTTTTATAAAAGAAATATCTGAAAGTATAATTCAAGGGCACTTTTCAGCATTTGAAAAAGAATCTTTGCTTATGCAAGTACCTTTGGGAGAAGTAGGGAATTTTCCGATTGCTAGATGGCTTTTAATAGGTAAACATTTAAGTATTTTTGATTCAGATAAGATTGATGCTACTCAATATTTACCAACAAAAGAGTTAATGCAAGTAAGAACAATTGAAGAATTTATGCAAGTATATTTGAGTTTTATATTTCCACATATTCATGAAATTAGAGCACAATCTGTATTGTTTTTATTTGATATCAATATTTATATTTCATATATAAAAAAATTCTTTAATTGGCTCGCAAAACAAACTTCGAACCCTTTGTTAATTAAAACTATTCTTGAAATTTCATCCATTGATTTTCAAAGAAAAATTACGGACGAATTTCTTTGGTTTATTTCAGAGTCTTCTTTACATCCATGTATAGCAATTTTTCCTTCTACTAAAAATAGTTTTACAAGTTTTATTCAGTCAGCAAGAAATATAAAAAGACAAAATGGTTATTCCGAAGAGTTATTCTTTAAATTATAACAAAAGGATTTCCTATGCCTGGAGAAAAGCAAGCTAAAAAAATTGAGAAAAGAAAAAATGTCAGACATGAAATCGATTTTATAGTTTCTTTATACAGAAATGGAACTTTAGTTGCTCCTAACAATCGCTTTAAAAATATTTCAACTGCAGGTGCATTAATTAGTATATCTAGAGAATTTGATTTTATTATAGGGGAAAGATATATTTTAATTCTTGAAGAAGATAGACTTTTGCAAGAATTTAATTTGACTCTTGACCCAATAGAAGCACTAGTTAAGCATAAAGATCAAAGTAATGAGTTTCTTGTGGGATTTTCTTTTTGTAACATTACCGACAGGAATAAAAGAATAATAAAAAAAATAATTGACAATAAATTCATGCTGAAAAATTTTCCTAAATCGTGGCAAATAACTAAATAATTTACTATAAATAAACAGATTCTATAACATGGTTTGCATTATTAGTTACAAAACCAGTGAAATATTCTTCCCATTTTTCAGGATTTTGTACTAATGGATATCGCCAGGTGAATTCTATAAAAGCACTTGGCACTATTACTTCACCATCAATTAACTGAGTTTTAATTAATTTACCTTTAGTCGAACATTGTTCTAATAGATCATTTTTAGACCCTTTTATAATGCTAGGTGAAATATTTAGTTCAATATTTAAGTTTTTCTGGAAATATTCAACAAAATTACTTAGGGAGTCAAATGCATTTAAAAGGCTTATATTAAAAGTATAGTGATTTGGAACTCTTCCAAATACCAATGCCCAAGATAGTAGCTCATTAAATTCATTGACAGTATTATATTCCTTTAGTGTTAATAAAGGCCAATCTTTATTCAGATAGTCACATGTTATTTTAACTAATTCTTGCGCAGCAGTTTCATCACCTAAAAAAGTTTTACCACACAATTTTTGAAATAGTTCAATATTCAACTCTGGAGTTAGTTCTGAATACTTTAAAACTATTTTTCTAATTTCATCAGGAAATTCAGATAGTACAAAATCAGAAATTACTACTTGTGGAGGAGCTTCAATGGCTTGTTTTCCTAAAGCAGTACATTCAGCAAGCCACATAAACCTGTTTTGTTTTTCAATTAATCTTTCTCTCCCTTGAGATAGATAACCTAAACAGGAATAAACTTGAAATAGATTGTCCATACCAGTATTTGGACCAGGAATGTCTATCAAAGCGTAATGGTCAAAAGTAATTTTTGAGTTTGAAATTATGCTCAAAAAATTATGTATTTTACAAGCATCTTCATTATTAGTTTTAAATTCTTCCCAAAGTTTGCAGTTAATCTTTGATCTTACATTTTCTAAAAGATTCATAAGTTGGTCCTTTTTTAAAACTTAATTATACCTTATAATATAGCGTAAATTTTTTTGAAAACGAAATAATACGCACCTAAAAATCTTGAAAATAATGTAAATATCTTTAGAAAAATTGTATTTTTTTTAATTGAAATAAATATTTTTATTAATTAATTTATATTTTTTACTTGGGGGTCATAAAATGAGAAAAATATTACTCATACTAATTATTTTTACTAACTCTTGTATGCATAAAACTGAGAATGGGAGTTTAGAAAAAGTAAATAATAAAATTAATTCATTAAATTTAAAAAATAATCCAATTTCTATAGCTATTAATTGTCCAAAAAAGTTTAAAGAAAATGTTGTTTATTTAAACTATGGAAGTACAAAAAAAGAGCAAGAAATTATGCCAAATGAAAATTCAATATATGAAATAGGAAGCCTTACAAAATTGTATTTAGCAGCACTCACTATCCAGCAAGTTGAAAAAGGAAATATTAGCCTAGAAGAAAGTATTGCAAAGTATCTTCCAAACATACCAAGCGATTGGCAAGACATAAAAATTAAAAATTTACTAAATATGACCAGTGGGATTCCAAGTCATTTTGGAAGTGCAAATTTATATAGTGTAGAAAATTTTCATTCATATATGCTGAATCCTTATCAATATTTTGATAAAAATTTAATTATCCAGAAAATTTTAACACAGAAAGCTTTATTTAAAAGTGGAATAGCCTGGGACTATTCAAATATAAATTATTTATTAATTGGCATTATTTTAGAAAAAATTACAGGAAAGAAATTAGATACATTATTCAAAGAAAACATTTCTGAAAAATTACATTTAAAGAATACTTACTTTGTAAATCATTTTATAAGAGACGAAATTCCAAATTCTAAAATAAATACTTTAGTAGAAGGGTATCCTTCCTTAGAAAACTATTTAGCTAAAAAGAATGCAAATACTTTTAGCGTATCAGCTGCATGGGGTTCAGGTAATGTAATATCCTCAACAAAGGATGTTCATATATTCATCACTTCATTTTTTAACAAAGATGGTAAATTATTTAACCAAAAAAATACTTATGAACTATTTAAAAACTACTTTTTTGAAATTGCAAGCTATAATCTTAGTAATTATTTTAATTCAAATAAATATTCCCTCGGGGTATTTGCAAAAACAAATGAAGTAACTGGTTTGACTGACTACTTACATACAGGAGGGATACCTGGTTATAATTCTTTGTTTTCTATTACTCCGTCTGAAAATGTTTCATATTGTTTGCTAACTGGTTCTTTAAATTTAGATGAGTTTACAAATTTAGTTAAAGGAATTAATGATTTTATTAATCATGAATGTTATTAATTAATATCTATTTGTTCAAAAACGAAGTTTGAATTTTTTAATAGTAAATTTTTTGATTCTACAATATAAAATGACTTATATTTTTCAGAGTTTTTCTCCTTTTGAAGCAAAATAATTTTATCCTTAAGTTTAACAGATTGATCAATAAAACTTAAGGTATTAGCTGGAATTTTTGTGAATTAGTTTTTCATGTAAAAAATCGCTATATTATTAAGATATTATAACAAAAACAGTTTAAATTGTGTGACAAAAAGTGTTACATTTAGTTTAAAAAAGAATTCATCCAATTTTGGTAATATTTTATAACAGTACCCATGCATATCTGATTCGTAGGATAAAACATTGCAGAACCAAAAGAGTTTAATGCATAAGCAAAATACTTATTATTTTTTTTAACAAGGATTGGACCACCAGAATCCCCATTTAAGCACGATCCTTTAGTTCTGTTTCCGTATGTAAAAGTTACAGTTTCAGAGGGTTTATATTGTATAAGTGATTTATCCAAATTACTTTGTGCAATTATGGCGTCAAGATTTCTATATAAATTAAATATTTTTTTAGCATATTCTTCTTGTCTTAAGTAGGGGAGTTTTAAATTACTATGATATGCATTATTTATATTGGTGTCGATTAAGTTTGCTAATGTCCAATTTAATTCTTTTTCTGATTTATATTCAGTGATTCCATATCCAATAATCACAACACTTTCATTTGCCTCAATGGGTTCAGAAAGAATTTCAATCTTTGTAGCATTTATTTCTTTTGCACTAAGTTTGGTTTTTACTAAAGCAATGTCACCTATATAAGTTAGGTATTTTTCTTTATTAAAAGGAAAATTAATACCAATACTATTAAATGCTAAAGGATGAGTTATTACATTAATAGTTTCAGATTCCTTCTTGTTGAAAGATTCTACAACATATTCTTTGTTAGAAAAAACACAGTGTGCTGCTGTTAGAACATAATAATCATGTACAAAAAAACCTGAACAAATTGTAGATCCTTGAGTCTTTATTTTAACAATTGAATTATTCTCTGGTGCATTTTCTATATCATATCTATCACAATTTTTAGATACTTTATTCGATGAGATAGTAAAATTGTCACATGTATTATTTACCTCATTATTTTTATTATTTATTTTGTTATAAATTATTTCGTTTTTTTTGGAACAGGAAAAAATAAAAATTGTAACTATGACATTTAATATGTATTTCATTTTTTAGTCTTTTATTGAACATGATTTTATATTTATAATTTTTGAAATAATATTTCTATTTTTTGCAAAAATTCTATAAAAGAATTTTTCTATAATTAATGGAAAATATAATTTTTCAATTATCACTATTATGAAGAATAATTTTTTTGATGAAATACTTAATAAAAAATTTATTCCTAACGCTCCATTAAAAAATATCATTTTATCTTTCTCAGAATTTATTTTAATTTCATTAATTGAATTATCAAATAAAGGTATAAAATTTATTTTAAAGTAGCTATTATTTATATTGACAAATTTTGATATAAATATTTTGCAAATCCCACAATTTCCATCATAATATACGTTATAATTGTCAGAGTATTTATTTTCCCATTTTTTATAGATTATATTGCTATAGTTTTTTAATACTCTATAATCTAAAGTATAAAGTATTAAAAAAGCACTTACATTTAAAAAAAATGCAGGTAATCCATGAATTATAGCAATACTAAAATGAAACAATATTCCAAGAAAGCAAAAAATTGATTTATATTGTATGGGCATAAAAATGCATACAGCTAAAAGTAATTCAAAAACTAAAACTCCATAAGTTAAAAATACGATAACATAATCATTATCTATGACTGTATTTATAAAATATTTTAAATATTTTGGTGAACCAAAAAATGAATCATTAAACCAGTAGTACAAAGCTTCACCATTAACCCAATCTGGTACAAAAAGCTTACCTACACTAGCATGAAAATAAAAAATAAAAGCTTGTATACTTATTAATATTAAAATTAGAAATGATATTTCGTTACTAAAAAAATTTCTAAAATTGCCTTCGTATTTTTGATTTTGTGTAAACCAGTGCCATTTTCTTTTGTCAATTAATACTAATGGACATAAAAATAAAGTTATCAAGTAATTAATCTGATCACCTCCTTCTATGAATTTACAAGCATTTACAAAACTAAAAGAAACCCATAGATGTAGAAAGTAAAAATATCTTGGCTTATATCCAATTATTACAAAAAATAGTATAATTAAAGATATTATCTTGCTATATGTGAATCCAAATATATAAAATAAATTAATATCTTTTATAATATTTTTTTGAATGAACTCGTTTGAATAAGAATCTTGAATAAATATTACATTTAAGTCATTAATATATAAAAGAATAAAAGTAGCAAGACCTAATAAAGACCTAGCAAAACCTTGTAAAGGATTTAGATAACTAAATTTTTCTTTTAATTGCATACAAATTTTACCTTTGTATATTTAACTTTTTGGGTATTTTCAAAATATCTCCAAGCTCTTATTTGTGGTTTATGTTTTATATATACATAATTTTTACTGCAGAAATTTTTAAAATATTTATGTTTCTTGTCAATACTTAATAAATTTTGATTGCCTTTAAAATATATAATTTTATTAAAATCTCCTTGTACCCAATTATTCTCAGGAATTAAACTACTCATATTGATTATCTCAGAAATATATTTTCTTACTTCTCTATCAAATCCAAAATATTCATTAAATCTAGTTCCAATAAAATCATATTCTTCAAATGGATTTTTATCCCAATACAAAGATATTCTTTCTTCCTTAGGATCTTTTGTAAAGAAAGCCCATCCTTGTGGTAATGTAGAAATTAAAATATTTTTTTGTTTCATATTTGAATTTATAGCAATATTTGGAACGTAAAAAATCAATACTAAAAAAAATATAGATATTAAAAACAAAAAAAGAAAAGTTCTGTAAACGACAAATACTATATTTCTTTTAAACATTTTAATTTTAATTTCCGTATGTTGTAATTATATCTGAGAGAATTTTTTTGTATCTTAAAGAATTATTATTTTCGTCTTGAGAATATCCTACCCAATTCCAACGTGCTACTGCGTGAGCTACACCTACAGTATGAACAGCTACAACAGCAACATAAACAGCAGCTCCTGCAACGCAAACTAATCCAGCAAAGGAACAGTTCTCTGCGCTACTTTGACTAAATGAATTTTCTTGTAATTCTTCATTTTCTTTAATATATTTTTTACTATTATATATTAAATCATCCAAAGAATAAATATTTTTTTCTTTTATTGAGTCTTCAATCTTGCTAAAAAATAAAGGGTCTTGCTTTTTTATGTATTCTATTTGTTTTTCGGTTTGCTTATATATTTTTTCTTTTTCATTATCAGATAAATTTAAATTATTAATATGATGATTCAAACGAATTTCATCAATTTGGTCAGCAACCTTTCCATGGCCATATACAATTGATTTATATACTTCTACTCCATCAATATTCTTTTTATTTTGAATGGTTACAGCATTTTTATTTCTCTCATTTGATGAATTTTTGCATGAATAAAAAGATTGGGAAATCAATGTAATTGATAATAGAGTACAAAAATATTTATTACTTAATTTCATATTATAACTCCTTTTTATTAAAAGTATTTTTTAGAGAATTAGATATTTTTATCTATTTTTAAAAATATCTATATATCAATTATATAAAAAATTGTTAAAGTAAATTAAAATAGCTTACCATAACAATTTTGTTCTTAACTCGCTGTTATCACTTTAAGGATACCAAAATAATTTAAGATAATAATGTTTTTTTAACTCATATAGTAAGAGGGTGGTACATTTATTTGCACATCAAAGCCTTCGAGACGCACTAAGTAAAAGCTTCACTAAGTACACGGGGGGTGGGTAATATTATTTTGTCATGTTTTTGGTATTAATTCCCTAAATATTGTATACTTCGTAACTATCATCATCTTGAATATCAATTTCACTATTATCAACAGGTGCTTTAAGAAGTTGTAAAAGATCTTCACGTGAAAGATTTTTAAATACTTCTTCGTCTTGCTCAATAAATCGTTCAAAAATAATTTTTTTCCTACTGATAATTTCATCTATTCTTTCTTCTAGAGTTCCTTTAGTAACCAATTTATAAACTTGTACATTTCTAATTTGACCAATTCTATGAATTCTATCTGTAGCTTGATTTTCTTTTGCTGCATTCCACCATCGATCAAAATGGATAACAACACTTGCTGAAGTTAGATCAATACCAGTACCGCCAGCGAGTA of Pigmentibacter sp. JX0631 contains these proteins:
- a CDS encoding sporulation-delaying protein SdpB family protein, with the translated sequence MQLKEKFSYLNPLQGFARSLLGLATFILLYINDLNVIFIQDSYSNEFIQKNIIKDINLFYIFGFTYSKIISLIILFFVIIGYKPRYFYFLHLWVSFSFVNACKFIEGGDQINYLITLFLCPLVLIDKRKWHWFTQNQKYEGNFRNFFSNEISFLILILISIQAFIFYFHASVGKLFVPDWVNGEALYYWFNDSFFGSPKYLKYFINTVIDNDYVIVFLTYGVLVFELLLAVCIFMPIQYKSIFCFLGILFHFSIAIIHGLPAFFLNVSAFLILYTLDYRVLKNYSNIIYKKWENKYSDNYNVYYDGNCGICKIFISKFVNINNSYFKINFIPLFDNSINEIKINSEKDKMIFFNGALGINFLLSISSKKLFFIIVIIEKLYFPLIIEKFFYRIFAKNRNIISKIINIKSCSIKD
- the ribH gene encoding 6,7-dimethyl-8-ribityllumazine synthase, which codes for MKPSEVKIGIVVARFNEIITSKLASGAKGLLLRRGLKAENIIELEVPGSFETPLAAQLLIEQKKVHGIIALGAVIRGATDHYNYVCSSTSSGLMNVQLAHSVPVAFGILTCDTMEQAFDRAGGKLGNKGSEVADAVLDMVMIKSSLVGNVLL
- a CDS encoding serine hydrolase domain-containing protein yields the protein MRKILLILIIFTNSCMHKTENGSLEKVNNKINSLNLKNNPISIAINCPKKFKENVVYLNYGSTKKEQEIMPNENSIYEIGSLTKLYLAALTIQQVEKGNISLEESIAKYLPNIPSDWQDIKIKNLLNMTSGIPSHFGSANLYSVENFHSYMLNPYQYFDKNLIIQKILTQKALFKSGIAWDYSNINYLLIGIILEKITGKKLDTLFKENISEKLHLKNTYFVNHFIRDEIPNSKINTLVEGYPSLENYLAKKNANTFSVSAAWGSGNVISSTKDVHIFITSFFNKDGKLFNQKNTYELFKNYFFEIASYNLSNYFNSNKYSLGVFAKTNEVTGLTDYLHTGGIPGYNSLFSITPSENVSYCLLTGSLNLDEFTNLVKGINDFINHECY
- a CDS encoding SdpA family antimicrobial peptide system protein, yielding MFKRNIVFVVYRTFLFLFLISIFFLVLIFYVPNIAINSNMKQKNILISTLPQGWAFFTKDPKEERISLYWDKNPFEEYDFIGTRFNEYFGFDREVRKYISEIINMSSLIPENNWVQGDFNKIIYFKGNQNLLSIDKKHKYFKNFCSKNYVYIKHKPQIRAWRYFENTQKVKYTKVKFVCN
- the nusB gene encoding transcription antitermination factor NusB, with translation MIENSKGLKPADFKQIRRSAVQFVYQQDINQQFVMQYQTLQHFMHQSEVIEAQKDFLRNFLTVLFENSKKIDDLIEAYAKNWKISRIAKVDLAILRVAILELLERNDTDVGVIIAEAASIAQEFGSGNSASFVNGILDAIAKDVRKA
- a CDS encoding trypsin-like serine protease; the protein is MKYILNVIVTIFIFSCSKKNEIIYNKINNKNNEVNNTCDNFTISSNKVSKNCDRYDIENAPENNSIVKIKTQGSTICSGFFVHDYYVLTAAHCVFSNKEYVVESFNKKESETINVITHPLAFNSIGINFPFNKEKYLTYIGDIALVKTKLSAKEINATKIEILSEPIEANESVVIIGYGITEYKSEKELNWTLANLIDTNINNAYHSNLKLPYLRQEEYAKKIFNLYRNLDAIIAQSNLDKSLIQYKPSETVTFTYGNRTKGSCLNGDSGGPILVKKNNKYFAYALNSFGSAMFYPTNQICMGTVIKYYQNWMNSFLN
- a CDS encoding PilZ domain-containing protein produces the protein MPGEKQAKKIEKRKNVRHEIDFIVSLYRNGTLVAPNNRFKNISTAGALISISREFDFIIGERYILILEEDRLLQEFNLTLDPIEALVKHKDQSNEFLVGFSFCNITDRNKRIIKKIIDNKFMLKNFPKSWQITK
- a CDS encoding DUF1338 family protein; this encodes MNLLENVRSKINCKLWEEFKTNNEDACKIHNFLSIISNSKITFDHYALIDIPGPNTGMDNLFQVYSCLGYLSQGRERLIEKQNRFMWLAECTALGKQAIEAPPQVVISDFVLSEFPDEIRKIVLKYSELTPELNIELFQKLCGKTFLGDETAAQELVKITCDYLNKDWPLLTLKEYNTVNEFNELLSWALVFGRVPNHYTFNISLLNAFDSLSNFVEYFQKNLNIELNISPSIIKGSKNDLLEQCSTKGKLIKTQLIDGEVIVPSAFIEFTWRYPLVQNPEKWEEYFTGFVTNNANHVIESVYL